Proteins from a single region of Haloterrigena alkaliphila:
- a CDS encoding molybdopterin biosynthesis protein has translation MERKEFRDLASPDDAREAIASLSLEGGIDRVPLEDARGRVLVARLDAELDVPGFDRASLDGYALRARDTFGADEADPARLAVVGEVHAGEEPAVELEEGQAVEISTGAVMPSGADAMVPVERTDRVEPRSTERASGETASAASDTDGDVLVRTSVAPGDNVMFAGADVAAGERALGPGTKITTRDIGLLSALGIDEVLVRAKPTVGIVSTGDELVRPGDDLESARGEIYDVNSYTIAAGVEDAGGEAVLYPHAGDEQDEMERILREAAAECDLVLSSGSTSASAVDVIYRVIEEQGDLLLHGVSVKPGKPMLVGRLADSAYVGLPGYPVSAMMVFRTFVAPAIREAAGVPEPTAATVEGRMARQERYGEGRVRLMPVGLVEDGDGEPLVYPVDKGSGATTSLAEADGVVEVGPETDYLEDGEPVTVQLFSPDVRPPTLLGVGEDDPTLNRLLDGLENPRYLSVGTRPGLRRLREGVPDVAVAAGPLEREVEAAELGRWSREWGVIVQAGNPHEVETLADLVDRDLRFVNRTSDSGLRASLEAALEDLAADSDASARDLRESIDGFDLGLRAHESPARKVIAGDADVGLGLAETADRLDLGFVSLGEQPVRVLANPDRTEKAGVRELAAALAERD, from the coding sequence ATGGAACGCAAGGAGTTTCGCGATCTCGCCTCGCCGGACGACGCGCGCGAGGCGATCGCCTCGCTCTCGCTCGAGGGCGGGATCGACCGCGTGCCGCTCGAGGATGCCCGGGGCCGGGTGCTCGTCGCCCGATTGGACGCCGAACTCGACGTGCCGGGGTTCGACCGGGCGAGTCTGGACGGCTACGCGCTGCGGGCGCGGGACACGTTCGGCGCCGACGAGGCCGATCCCGCCCGCCTCGCGGTGGTCGGCGAGGTACACGCCGGCGAGGAGCCCGCAGTAGAACTCGAGGAGGGACAGGCCGTCGAGATCTCGACCGGCGCGGTGATGCCGTCAGGGGCGGACGCGATGGTTCCCGTCGAGCGAACCGACCGCGTCGAGCCACGCTCGACGGAGAGAGCGAGCGGTGAAACCGCGAGCGCCGCCAGCGATACCGACGGCGACGTCCTCGTCCGCACGTCGGTCGCCCCCGGCGACAACGTCATGTTCGCCGGCGCGGACGTCGCGGCGGGCGAACGCGCGCTCGGGCCCGGTACGAAGATTACGACCCGCGACATCGGCCTGCTCTCGGCGCTGGGGATCGACGAGGTGCTCGTCCGCGCGAAGCCGACGGTCGGCATCGTTTCGACCGGCGACGAACTCGTGCGGCCGGGCGACGACCTCGAGAGCGCGCGCGGCGAGATCTACGACGTAAACAGCTACACGATCGCCGCGGGCGTCGAGGACGCCGGCGGTGAGGCGGTGCTCTACCCCCACGCGGGCGACGAACAGGACGAGATGGAACGGATTCTGCGGGAGGCCGCTGCGGAGTGCGACCTCGTGCTCTCCTCGGGGTCGACCAGCGCCAGCGCGGTCGACGTCATCTACCGGGTCATCGAGGAGCAGGGCGACCTCCTGTTACACGGCGTGAGCGTCAAACCCGGGAAGCCGATGCTCGTGGGTCGGCTAGCCGATTCCGCGTACGTCGGGCTCCCCGGCTACCCCGTCTCCGCGATGATGGTCTTCCGAACCTTCGTCGCACCGGCGATCCGCGAGGCCGCGGGGGTGCCGGAGCCGACGGCCGCGACCGTCGAGGGACGGATGGCCAGACAGGAGCGGTACGGGGAGGGGCGAGTGCGGCTCATGCCGGTCGGCCTGGTCGAAGACGGCGACGGCGAGCCGCTCGTCTACCCCGTCGACAAGGGCAGCGGCGCGACCACCAGTCTCGCGGAGGCCGACGGCGTCGTCGAGGTGGGTCCGGAGACCGACTACCTCGAGGACGGCGAACCCGTCACCGTCCAGCTCTTCTCGCCGGACGTCCGGCCCCCGACGCTGCTGGGCGTCGGCGAGGACGACCCGACGCTGAATCGGCTGCTCGACGGCCTCGAGAACCCCCGCTACCTCTCGGTGGGAACCCGGCCCGGACTGCGACGGCTCCGCGAGGGCGTCCCCGACGTGGCGGTGGCAGCGGGCCCGCTCGAGCGGGAGGTCGAGGCGGCGGAACTCGGCCGCTGGAGCCGCGAGTGGGGGGTGATCGTGCAGGCCGGCAACCCCCACGAGGTGGAGACCCTCGCCGATCTGGTCGACCGCGACCTGCGCTTCGTCAACCGGACGAGCGACTCGGGACTGCGCGCGAGTCTCGAAGCCGCCCTCGAAGATCTCGCGGCCGACAGCGACGCGAGCGCCCGCGACCTGCGCGAGTCGATCGACGGCTTCGACCTCGGCCTGCGCGCCCACGAGAGCCCCGCGCGGAAGGTGATCGCCGGCGACGCCGACGTCGGCCTCGGACTGGCCGAGACGGCCGATCGGCTCGACCTCGGCTTCGTCTCCCTCGGCGAACAGCCGGTTCGGGTCCTCGCGAACCCCGACCGCACGGAGAAGGCCGGCGTCCGCGAACTCGCGGCCGCCCTCGCGGAGCGGGACTGA